The Arthrobacter burdickii genomic interval ACCATCTCCTCGCGGCGGTGGACGAGCTCATGGCGGACGCGGCGTCCCTGACGAGGAGCCTGCTCGGCAGCAACTATCCCGCATCGGACGACGGCTTCTCCGAAGGGCAGGAAACCCTCCCCGCAGGTCCGGGACTGGCGCCGTACTCCGGCATCTACCCGCCGGAGTACGGGTCCGCATTCACCGCGTCCTCGGAGGAGCAGGTACAGCAGGGCCTCGCCGATGGGGGCTATTCGGAGGACGGCTTCCAGGGGGACGGCGTGGAGGGTATCGATCGGGCGGAGGGCCCGGGCTAGTCCCGCTGGACTCCCACGCAACAACCGCGGCAGGTGGTGTGCCTGCCCATGCCTTGCCAGCTGCCTGCAACGGGTACATCCTGAGCTCCACGAACACACCGCCGTCGGAGGAAGCATGGGCCCGGACCCGGATGCTGAAGCTGTCGCCGAACGCATCCTGGATGCGGCGCGCGGCACGATAGACATACTCGCCATCCACCTCGGCGATCGGCTCGGTTGGTATCGGAGCCTTGCGAGGGAGGGGCCTGCGTCGTCGTCCGAGCTGGCGCAGCGGACCGGCACGTCCGAGCGCTACGTTCGCGAGTGGCTCGAGCAGCAGGCCATCACGGGCCTGCTCGCCGTCACGGGGGATGACAGCCGCCGTTTCACCCTGCCGCAGGGCTCGGCCGAAGTCCTCACCGATACGGGCAGCCTCAACTATCTCGCGCCCCTGGCTCGGATGCTCGCCGGTGCGGCGATCCAGCTTCCGGCGTTGCAGCGTTCCTATCGGACCGGCACCGGGGTCTCGTGGTCGGAGTTCGGCGCTGATGCCCGCGAGTCCCAGGCCGAGATGAATCGACCATGGTTCGAGTTGAAACTGGCCGATGCGTTGGGCGGAGCGCCTTCACTGATGTCCCGGTTGCAGCCAGAGGGGACCAGGATCGCCGACATCGGGTGTGGCGCCGGCTGGTCGACGATCGCGCTTGCCCGGATGTTTCCGATGGCGCGGGTGCACGGATTCGATATCGACACCGAGTCGATAACGCTCGCGCGGACCAACGCGACCATCACGGGAAGTGCTGTCAGCTTCGAGCATGCCGACGCGACGGAATTGCCCTCGGCTCGATTCGACGCGATCTTCGCCTTCGAGTGCGTTCATGACCTGCCCTACCCGGTCGAGGTGCTGGCCGCGGCGCGCCGGGCGCTCCGGCAGGACGGCACCCTGGTTGTCATGGACGAGGCCGTGGCCGCATCCTTCGCTCCTCCGGGCGACGACTTGGAACGGCTCATGTACGGCTTCAGCCTCCTGATCTGCCTGCCCGACGGAATGGCGCATCCCGACAGCGCCGGCACTGGCACCGTCATGCGACCGGACACGCTCCGCCGATACGCTCTGGACGCCGGATTCGCCGACGTCAGAATCCTGCCGATCGAGGACTTCGGGTTCTTCCGCTTCTACGAGCTGGTGCCCTAGCTGTACTGCCCAGGGAGGTTGGTCAGCCGGGCGATGGAAGAGCAGGTCCTGGATCTCACGCTCCGGACACGCATCGCGGTACCGTGTCTCGTGCACGGCGACGCCGACGCGCGGCCGGTACTGCTGCTGCATGCGTGGGGCGAGTCGCGAAAGAGCTTTGATCGGCTCGTGCCACTACTTCCTGGGTGCAGGATCTACGCCCCCGACCTCCGGGGGCAGGGCGACGCGGACAAGCCGGAGTCCGGTTACTCGTTGTCCGACCAGGCGGAAGACGTTGCCGCGATTCTCGACGCACTCGACGTGCCGAAGGTCTGCGTTCTCGGCTCCTCCAGCGGTGGATACGTCACCCAGCAGTTGGCGGTCACCTACCCGGAAAGAGTCGTGTCGCTGGTACTCGTCGGCGTTCCCCTGAGTCTCCACGGGCGGGCCTCGTTCGCCGATGAGGTGGAGCGCCTGGCTGACCCCATCGACGAGAGCTGGGTTCGAGAGTCGCTCTCCTGGTTTCCACTACTGCACGAGGTTCCCTCGTGGTTCATCGAGGACCGGGTTCTCGACGGTGTCAAGATGCCCGCCCATGCCTGGAAGGGCATACTGCAAGGCTTGAGTGCCGCCACGCCACCCACCGATCTAGGAAATATTCGCGCTCCCGCACTGCTCCTATGGGGTGAGCATGACGGATTGCTGCCGCGGGAACATCAGCAAGCCCTGGCGACTCGAATACCCGGCTCGGTTGTAAGGATCTACCCGGGCGTGGCTCACATGGTCCTCTGGGAATGCCCCGACCTGGTCGCACGCGACACGCTGACATTCTTCAACTCCATCGATTGAAAAGGAAAAAGACCCCTTGATCGTCGGCGTGCAACCACCGACACTAGAGGTCTTCATCCTTCACCTGCGCAGCCGGCACTCCGGCTCAGTCCACCTAGCGGCCGTTCCGGCGCTTGCCGTAGACGTCGAACGCGACGGCGAGCAGGAGCACGAGGCCCTTGATGACCTGCTGCCAGGCTGCGTCCACCGAGAGGATGGACAGCCCCTGATTGAGGACGCCCATGACGAGGCCGCCGATTACCGCGCCGACCACGGTGCCGACACCGCCCTGGACCGCGGCACCACCGATGAAGACGGCGGCGATGGCATCGAGTTCGAAGCTCTGGCCGGCCGAGGCCACAGCACTGCCGGCACGCGCCGTGCTGACGACACCCGCGAGACCCGCCAGGAAGCCCATGTTCACGAAGATGAAGAAGTTGACCCACTTCGTCTTCACCCCGGACATCATCGCCGCGTAGAGGTTCCCACCCATGGCGTAGACGTGGCGTCCGAAGACGGTCCGTGAGAGCAGGAACGAATAGAGCAGGACGAGGGTCGCGAGGATGACGAGGATGATCGGCGTGCCGCGGTTGTACGCGAGGAGGTAGCACAGGTACATGATGGCGACGACGGCGATCGCGACCTTGAGGACGAAGGACACGGTGCGCTCACGGGGCAGGTTGAGGCGGCGCAGGTCCGCGCGTCCCTTGAGCTGCTGGACCACCAGCGCCAGCGAGGCGAGAGCTCCGATGCCGAGCGTGATGAGGTCGGGCGTGCCGGTCGCGGGAAGCGTGCCGGATCCGATGGAGTTGAACGGCCGGGGCAGTCCGCTGATCGTTCCGCCGGTCAGCAGCACGAGGGCGACACCGCGGAAGACGAGCATGCCGGCCAGCGTGACGATGAAGGCCGGTATGCCCACGAAGGCGACCCAGAATCCCTGCCATGCTCCGATCAGTGCGCCGACGAGGAGTGACAGCGCGACGGCCGCACCCCACGGAAGCCCCCAGCTGTTCATCGACAGTGCGGCAACCGCTCCTACCGTCGCCACGACGGACCCCACCGACAGGTCGATGTGGCCGGCGATGATGACGATCACCATCCCGATCGCGAGGATGAGGACGTAGGCGTTCTGCTGGATCAGGTTGCTCACATTGCCGGGGTACAGCAGGCGGCCGCCGGTGAGGACCTGGAACAGCAGGATGATGACGGCGAGGGCGGCGAGGATGCCGTACTGGCGCATGTCGACCCTGCGCCGCTTCTTCTTCGCGAGCTCCGGCCGTGGCGGGACGGGCGCGGTGGCCTGCTCGGGTGTGGTGGTGGTCATGGGGCCTGTGCTCCTTGGATCCGGGCGGCGGTCATGTGGCGCATGAGTTCCTCCTGGCTGGCATGGGCGCGATCCAGCTCGCCGGTGAGCTTGCCTTCCGCGATGGTGTAGATGCGGTCCGAGAGGCCGATCAGTTCGGGCAACTCGCTGGAGATGACGATTACCGCTTTGCCCTGTGCCGCCATCTCGTTGATGATTCCGTAGATCTCGTACTTGGCGCCGACGTCGATCCCCCGCGTCGGCTCATCGAGGATCAGCACGTCGGGTCCCGAGTAGATCCACTTGCTGAGCACGACTTTCTGCTGGTTCCCGCCGGACAGGTTGCCCACCACGGCGGAGACGCTCGGCGTCTTGATGTTCATCTGCTTGCGGTACTCGTCCGCGACGGCGTACTCCCTGTTCCGGTCGATGATGCCGAGCTTGGCGAGCTTGCCGAGGGCAGCCGCCGAGACGTTGACCGTGATGCTGCCAATCAGGTTCAGGCCGTAGCGCTTGCGGTCCTCGGTCACATAGGCGATCCCGTTCCGGATCGCCTCGCCGACGGTCCGTGTCTGGATCTCCCTGCCGTCCTTATAGACCCGCCCGGAGATCCCGCTCCCGTAGGAGCGTCCGAAGATGCTCATCGCCAGTTCTGTCCGGCCGGCTCCCATGAGTCCGGCGAAGCCGACGATCTCCCCGGCGCGCACGGAGAACGACGCGCGGTCGACGACGACCCTCTCCACGTCGATGGGGTGGTGCACGGTCCATTCCTCGACCCGGAACTTCTCCTCGCCGATGTCCGGTTCGCGCGGTGGGAACTGATGGTCCAGCGGCCGCCCCACCATGGCACGGATGATGCGGGTCTCGATGTCATCGCTGTCCGTGACATCGAAGGATTCGATGGTCTGCCCGTCGCGGATGACGGTGACCGTATCGGCGATGGCGCGGATCTCCTTCAGCTTGTGGGAGATGATGATCGACGTGATGCCCTGGGTGCGCAGCTGCTCGATCAGACCGAGCAGGTGGGCGGAGTCGTCGTCGTTCAGGGCCGCGGTCGGCTCGTCAAGGATGAGGAGCTTGACCTCCTTCGACAGCGCCTTCGCAATCTCGACGAGTTGCTGCTTGCCCACTCCCAGCTCGAGGACCTTCGTCGCGGGATTCTCCTGCAGCCCCACGCGCGCGAGGAGCTCGGCGGCCATGAGGTTCGTCTTGTTCCAGTCGATCACCCCGCCGCGCTGGACCTCGTTGCCCAGGAAGATGTTCTCGGCGATGGACAGGTAGGGGCTGAGGGCCAGTTCCTGGTGGATGATGACGACGCCGTCGCGCTCGCTGTCATTGATGGAGCTGTAGGCGACGGGCCGTCCATCGAGCGTGATGGTCCCGTCGAAGCTGCCGTGCGGATAGACGCCGCTGAGCACCTTCATCAGGGTGGACTTCCCCGCCCCGTTCTCGCCGCAGATCGCGTGGACCTCGCCGCGCTCCACGCTGACCGAGACGCCGTCGAGGGCCCTGATGCCGCTGAACTCCTTGACGATTCCGTCCATCTCGAGGATTACGTCACTCATGCTGTTCTCGCTTCGCTGGAGGGGAAGAGCGGGGCGCGGCCATGGCCGCGCCCCGCTCCCGGAGGTCAGAGACCGATGTCTGCTGCCTTGACGAAGCCGGACTCCACGAGCTTCGGCTCGACGTCGTCCTTCGTCACCACCACGGGATCCAGGAGGTACGACGGAACGACCTTGCTGCCGTTGTCGTAGGTCTCGGTGTCATTGACCTCGACCTCGTCACCGGCGACGATCGCCGTGATCATGGACTCGACCTGGCTTCCGAGTTCGCGGGTGTCCTTCCAGACGGTCATCGACTGCTGGTCTCCGAGGATGGCCTTGACGTTGGCGACATCCGCGTCCTGCCCGGTGATGAGGGGCCAGTCGGTGCCGGGCTTGTAGCCCGCGGAGTCGAGGGAAGCCTCGATGCCCAGCGCGAGGCTGTCGTTGGGGGACAGGACGACGTCGACCTTGTCGCCGCCGGTGTAGAAGGACTGCAGGCGGTTGTCCATCTCGGCCTGGGCGTCATCCGAACCCCAGCCGAGGATTCCGATGGACTTCCAGCCGTCGTTGTCGGCGGGGGACTTCCCGGAGGGGACGACCAGCTGGCCGGACTCGACGTAGGGCAGCAGGACGTCCCAGGCACCGGCGAAGAAGAACGCGGCGTTGTTGTCATCGGGGCTGCCGGCGAAGGGCTCGAGGTTGAAGGGGCCCTTGCCGTCGGCGAGGCCGAGCTTCTCCTCGATGAACTGGCCCTGGAGCTGGCCGACCTTGTAGTTGTCGAACGTGGCGTAGTAGTCCACGGCTTCCGTGCCGTTGATGAGCCGATCGTAGGCGATGACCTTGACGTCCTGGGATGCTGCGTCCTCGAGCGCGGGGCCGAGCGTCTGGCCGTCGATCGCTGCGACGACGAGGATCTTCGCTCCGCCCGCCACCTGGTTCTGGATCTGGCTGATCTGCTGGTCCGTCTTGTTGTCGGCGTACTGGAGGTCGACGGTGCAGTCGGCGGCCTCGAGCTTCTCCTTGAGTCCCTCGCCGTCGTTGATCCAGCGCTCGAGGCTTCGGGTGGGCATGGAGATGCCGACGTTGCAGGTGGTGGCGGCGTCGTCGCCCTCGGCTTCGGGGGCGGTCGATCCTGCCGGCGCACAGGCCGACATTCCCGCTGCGACACCGACTGCCAGCAGGAAGGCCGAGACATTCTTGATCGTGGTCATGGGTAGTGCCTTTGAAAAGGACCCGACCGATGGGGGCGTTCAGAGGAAGGAGCCGGCGATGACGGCGGGTCGTCTCTGGTGTCCCTTGCGGCTGGATCGAGCTGAAACAACGCTGTAGCGCCCGGTCGACGTTGCGATCGACAATATGTAGGCGAAGACAACATATCCACTGACAAGCGTTTCATCAAGACTTCGGGCGAACGTTACCGAAGCGATACGTTCCTGTGCCCTAGGCGCTCTGGGCCCTCCGGGCGCGGTACGCCTTCACGTGGGTCCGGTTGGCGCAGTTGCCGGTGTCGCAGAAGCGCCGTGACCGGTTGCGGCTCAGGTCGAGCACCACGCCGTCGCAGTCCTCGGCCGCGCAGGAGTGGAGGCGGTCGAGCTCGTGTCCGCGGATCACGTCGGCAAGGGCCATGGCGGCCTCCGTGGCCATGCGCTCCTCGAGGGGGGCCTCTGGCGCGGTGGCGTGGAGGTGCCAGTCCCACTCGTCGTGGCGGACGAGCTGGGGGAGTGCGTTGGTGCGGCGAAGGATCGCGTTCACGAGCCCGACGGCGTCGTCCTCCTCCGCGAACCAGATCACCTCGAGCTCGGCGCGCAGGGCACGGACCGATTGGAGTTCGGCCTCCGTGTGCGTCCGGGAGCCGGAGAAGCGCTGCTCGGCGAGGAAGCGGTCGAGCCCCTCGAGGGTGTCGAGCGGGTCGGTGTCCTCCCTGGTGGTGTTGATGAGGGCGGCGGCTGACGCGAGTGCCACTTCCGTGTCATAGGTGAAAGACATGTTGACTCCTGACATCACGCACCTCTAGTGTCACGACCATAACTACTTGTCACCCATGACACCAATCAGCGATCCGAAGGAGTGGACGTGACCCTGCGCCCCACCGCCGGCCTCTGGATAGCCATCGTCTCGGCAGCCACGTTCGGCGTCTCGGGCCCGTTCGCGAAGTCCCTCCTCGAGATCGGCTGGAGTCCCGGCGCCGCCGTCGGCCTCCGGATCGGAGGAGCGGCCCTCGTGCTGCTCGTCCCGGTGCTGATCGCCATGCGCGGACGTTGGTCCACGCTCCGCGGCAATGCGCTGACGATCGCCATCTACGGCACCACGGCCATCGCCCTGTGCCAGCTGTTCTACTTCAATGCCGTCCAGCGCATGTCCGTCGGTGTCTCGCTCCTGCTCGAGTACCTCGCGCCCGTGCTGCTCGTCGGCTTCCTGTGGCTGCGCTCGCGGAAGGCGCCGCAGGCCCTCACGATCATCGGGGCCGTCACGGCCATCCTCGGACTCCTGCTGGTCCTGGACCTCACCGGTGACACCCGGCTCGACCCGGTCGGCATCCTCTTCGGGATCGCCGCGGCCGTGTGCCTCGTCGTATACTTCCTCATGTCCGCGCGGGTGGACGAATCGCTCCCTCCGCTCGTGATGGCGGGCGGGGGAATGGTGGTCGCGGCCGCGAGCATCCTGGTCCTCGGGCTGACGGGCATCATGCCGTTCCGGTTCGTGTTCGCGGACGTCTCGCTGGCCGGAGGTACCTATAGCTGGATCGTGCCCGTCGTCGTTCTCGTCCTCGTGGCGACGGTGGCGGCGTACGTGACCGGTATCCTCGCCGCCCAGCACCTCGGTTCCAAGGTGGCAAGTTTCGTGGCGCTGACCGAGGTGATGTTCGCCGTGCTCGCGGCGTGGCTGATCCTCGGCGAGCTGCCCGGGGCCATGCAGTTGCTCGGCGGACTCCTGATCGTCGCAGGCGTGGTGTGCGTGCGGCTGGACGAGCTCCGCAGCACCGAAGCCCCCCGGGCAGCCGCGCTGGACCGGCCCAACCCCGTGGAGCCGGTGCCGAGGCCCTGACGGCGGCTTCGGCCGCATGTCCTGCGCACCGTCACCCGGTGGGCCGAGTGGCCCGCTGCACGAGGTGCACGGCATTGCTGACGGAGTCAGGCCGCGACACCTGAGCGCTGGCTCATACCCGCACGTCGTCCGTCTGCGAAGCGCGCTCGGCGCCGGCCATGGCGGAGCTGCCCAGGTCGCTTCCCGCCAGCGGCTGTCCGGCCGCGAGCGCCCGGGTCCATGCCTCGGTCGTGGAGACCTTGGCCCAGTTGGAGTTCAGCAGGGCCATCAGCGTCTGGTGCACGGCCTGTGCGGGCGCGAAGCCCGCCTCGTTGGCGAGGTTGATGGCGCCGGTACCGTCCGACAGGACCTCGGTGCCGATGCCGAGGAACTCTGCCTCGACGGAGGAGGCAAGGATGCAGTTGTTCGTCATGTAGCCGACCAGGGTGACCGTGTCGATCTGCTGCCCTCGCAGCCAGTCCGCGAGATCGGTGCCGGCATACACGGAGCCGTACTGCTTGGTGAGCGACTTCCAGCTCTCTGCCTTGCGCTGCTCCACCTCGGGGTGGAGTGCGAACTGCGGAGACGCCGGGTCGAAGACGGGAGCGCCTTCTCCCGCGCTGTGCTGGACGGCGACGACGGGAATGCCTGCAGCAGTGGCGGCGTCGATCGCCCGCACGATGTTCGGCAGCGATTCGGTGTGCGGCGGGTACTGGATCTCCAGCGGGCCGTCGAAGTACTGCTGCTGGACGTCGACGATAACGAGTGCGCGACGGAGTGCGGTCATGGGGGTTCTCCTTGGTTTCCGGTGCCGTCCGGCGACGGCATTCCTTCATTCTTCGCCCCGCCCCCTTCCGATAGAAGTGGCACGACTGCTGACCTACGATGGATTTGCGCCAACATCTTGATCGGAGGATGCGTGCACATCGCCATCTACGCCTTCGACGGCGTGCCGATGTTCCATCTCGCGGTGCCGCAGATGGTCTTCGACGAGGTCAGGCGGCAGGGGTACGAGCAGTGGACGACGACCCTGTTCTCGGACAGGGCGGGGGCTGTCAGGACCGCGGAGGGCTACCTCATCAGCGGCGTTGCGGGACCGCAGGTCTCCGGTGACGCCGACATCGTCGTCGTGCCTTCGTGGTTCGACGACGGAAGGGTCGCCGGGGACGGGCTGCAGGATGTCCTGAGGGCAGCCCACGAGCGTGGTGCGACGATCGCGGGGCTCTGCATGGGTGCTCTTCCCGTTGCTGACACCGGGTTGCTCGATGGGCGGCAGGCGGTCACGCACTGGAAGGTCGTGGATGCCCTGGCAGAGCGGCGTTCGAGCGTCCGGACGGACGCATCAGTCCTGTACATCGATCACGGGGACGTCATCACGTCGGCCGGGACCGCTTCGGCCATCGACGCCTGCCTGCACCTGGTCCGCAGGCATCTCGGTGCGGCGGCGACCAACTCGGTGTCGCGTGCGCTTGTCGTGGCACCGCACCGCGAGGGGGGCCAGGCCCAGTACATCGAGCGTCCCCTTCCACCCCAGCGTGGCGAGGACCCGGTCTCGGCAGTGCTCGAGTGGGCGCTCCAGAACCTCGCCGAGCCGCTGACCATCGAACAGTTGGCGGTACGGGCTCATATGAGTCGGCGTACCTTCGTCCGGACCTTCCGTGCGAGCACCGGGGCGACCCCTGCAGCGTGGGTGCGCAGCAGGAGGCTCGACGAGAGCCGCAGGCTGCTCGAGGAGACGAACCTGCCCATGGACCAGGTCGCTGATGCCAGCGGGTTCGCCAGCGCCGTCACGATGCGGCAGAACTTCGCGGCAGCGTTCAGGACCACGCCCACGGAATACCGACGACGCTTCGACGCACTTCCCGCACCCGGTGCTCTGGGAGATTAAGTGCCGGATACCGGGGCGGGTTCACCGGAGAGATCCGAGCCGATGCCGGAGGGCAGGGTGGTCTTGGTACCCCCCAGGGGTATATGCTACTCTTATACCCCTGGGGGGTACCAGGCGGTGACAGGGGACTGCGTGCTGCAGTCGCGTACGGCACCAGCTGAAGGAGAAGGAAGAATGAGCGAGCACCTGCATTCCGGACACCATGACCACCACGCCCATGACGGAGGGCCGGCGGCGACGTCCTGGTCGATGGCCGCGACAGCGACCCTGCACTGCCTGACCGGATGTGCCATCGGTGAGGTCCTGGGCATGGTGATCGGCACCAGCCTCGGCCTGCACGACCTGGCGACGGTCGTCCTGTCCGTCGCACTGGCGTTCGTCTTCGGCTACGCACTCACGATGCGCGGAGTCCTCCGTGCCGGAGTGCCCTGGCGCAGCGCACTGAAGGTAGCTCTCGCGGCGGACACCATCTCCATCACGGTGATGGAGATCATCGACAACACCGCCATGCTCACCATCCCTGGTGCCATGGACGCCGGCATCGCCTCTGTCCTGTTCTGGATGTCCCTTGCCGCCTCGCTGGTCCTGGCCTTCCTGATCACAACCCCCGTGAACCGTTGGCTGATCAGCCGCGGTAAGGGCCACGCCGTCGTCCACCAGTACCACCACTGATCTACCGCCCGGGCGGTCGCTGCCGGTTCATCGACCGGGCAAGGACCTTCCCCGAACGGTTGTCGGAGGGGTAACCGCTCCCGAGCGGCCTACCGGGCCCTCCGCGTGAAGACCATATGCAGCACTCCGCGCGGGGAAGGGGTCGTCTCGATCTCGAAGCGGTCTTCGAGTCCTTCGAGCCCCTCCCAGAGCCGTTCGCCCCGGCCCAGGACGATCGGCACGACGACGATGTGCATGGAGTCGATCAGGTCGGCCTCCAGGAACTGTCGGATGGTGCTGACGCCGCCACCGATCCGGACGTCGAGGTCGCCCGCCAGGGCGCGGGCCTGCTCGAGTGCGGACCCGGGATCGGCGTCGACGAAGTGGAAGGTCGTCCCGCCCTCCATCTCGAGTACCGGCCGGGGATGGTGGGTGAGCACCACGACAGGGGTGTGGAAGACGGGGTTGTCTCCCCACCAGCCCTTCCATTCCTCGTCCTCCCAGGGCCCGCGGTGAGGACCGAACTTGTTGCGCCCCATGATCTCCACGCCGATTCCGGGCGCCCACCCGCGGGCGAACGCCTCGTCGACGCCCGAGGATCCCTCCGACTCCCCAGGGAGGCCCATCTCGCGGAAGGTGCGGGTCTCGAAAGCCCACTCCATCAGCCGCGAGCCCGCGTGGCCGAAGGGGGCGTCGAGTTGCTGGCCCTCGCCGGTGCCGAAGCCATCGAGGGAGACCGAGAAGTTGTGCACGCGGACGAGGGACATGTCATCTCCTGATGTGCTTGCCGTTCGAACACCGTACGGTGCCCGAACCCGACGCTCAAGACCGACGACGAAAGAACGGGAGCGGACGGTGCTGGGTAGTGTGGCGACGGTGAGCGAAATCCGCATCGGTACCTCCGGATGGAGTTACGACCACTGGAACGGCATCTGCTATCCGCAGGGCACGCCGTCGGCGAAGCGGTTGGACCACTACGTGGCACGATTCGACACGGTGGAGCTGAACGCCAGTTTCTACCGCTGGCCGCGCGATACGACCTTCGCCGGATGGCACCGTCGTCTTCCCCCCGGGTTCGCGCTGTCCGTGAAGGCGCCGCGCGGGCTCACGCACGGTAAGAAGCTGTACGCGCCGGAGGTCTGGATCGAGCGGATCGCCCGCTGCTGGCATGAGCTGGGCGACCGGCGAGCGGTCCTGCTCGTCCAGCTCCCGCCGACCATGGAGCGCGACGACGCCCGCCTCGACTACTTCCTGTCCCGGGTGCCGTGGTGGATCCGGGTGGCCGTCGAGTTCCGCCACGAAAGCTGGGACGACGACGCCGTCTACGAGTTGCTCGGGCGACACCAGGCCGCGTACTGCGTGATGAGCGGCGCCGGCCTGCCGTGCATCCTGAAGACGACGGCGCCCTTCGTGTACGTGCGGCTGCACGGGCCGGACCACGAGCATCTGTACGCGGGCTCGTACTCGGATGCGGATCTGCGCTGGTGGGCGGAGCGGATCCTGGAGTGGCACCGTTCCGGCCGGGACGTCTACGTCTATTTCAACAACGACGGCGGCGGCCACGCCGTGCGGAACGCGGAAACGCTCCGGGGACTGGTCCACGCAGGCCTGCCCGGCTGATTCGCGGGCGCCCGGACTGCCGGAACGGGAACCGCCGAATCGCTCAGATGTTGCCCAGTTCCTGCCACACCTCCATGACGACGGCCTTGGCGTACTGCTCAGCACGGTCTTCGTCGCGGTCCATGATGGCGCGGGCGATGGCCTCGTGGTTGTCGAACGCATCGGGGACCGGGTCTGCCGGACTCAGGCCGAGGTCGGTCCGGCCCGCCAGCACCTCCGTCACGATTCCGTGCAGGGAGGCGATCATGTCATTACCGCTTGCTGCCAGCAGCAATGCGTGGAACGCGATGTCGGCCTCCAGGTAGGGCTGCTCATGGCCCTGGCCCGCCTCTC includes:
- a CDS encoding class I SAM-dependent methyltransferase encodes the protein MGPDPDAEAVAERILDAARGTIDILAIHLGDRLGWYRSLAREGPASSSELAQRTGTSERYVREWLEQQAITGLLAVTGDDSRRFTLPQGSAEVLTDTGSLNYLAPLARMLAGAAIQLPALQRSYRTGTGVSWSEFGADARESQAEMNRPWFELKLADALGGAPSLMSRLQPEGTRIADIGCGAGWSTIALARMFPMARVHGFDIDTESITLARTNATITGSAVSFEHADATELPSARFDAIFAFECVHDLPYPVEVLAAARRALRQDGTLVVMDEAVAASFAPPGDDLERLMYGFSLLICLPDGMAHPDSAGTGTVMRPDTLRRYALDAGFADVRILPIEDFGFFRFYELVP
- a CDS encoding alpha/beta fold hydrolase → MEEQVLDLTLRTRIAVPCLVHGDADARPVLLLHAWGESRKSFDRLVPLLPGCRIYAPDLRGQGDADKPESGYSLSDQAEDVAAILDALDVPKVCVLGSSSGGYVTQQLAVTYPERVVSLVLVGVPLSLHGRASFADEVERLADPIDESWVRESLSWFPLLHEVPSWFIEDRVLDGVKMPAHAWKGILQGLSAATPPTDLGNIRAPALLLWGEHDGLLPREHQQALATRIPGSVVRIYPGVAHMVLWECPDLVARDTLTFFNSID
- the mmsB gene encoding multiple monosaccharide ABC transporter permease: MTTTTPEQATAPVPPRPELAKKKRRRVDMRQYGILAALAVIILLFQVLTGGRLLYPGNVSNLIQQNAYVLILAIGMVIVIIAGHIDLSVGSVVATVGAVAALSMNSWGLPWGAAVALSLLVGALIGAWQGFWVAFVGIPAFIVTLAGMLVFRGVALVLLTGGTISGLPRPFNSIGSGTLPATGTPDLITLGIGALASLALVVQQLKGRADLRRLNLPRERTVSFVLKVAIAVVAIMYLCYLLAYNRGTPIILVILATLVLLYSFLLSRTVFGRHVYAMGGNLYAAMMSGVKTKWVNFFIFVNMGFLAGLAGVVSTARAGSAVASAGQSFELDAIAAVFIGGAAVQGGVGTVVGAVIGGLVMGVLNQGLSILSVDAAWQQVIKGLVLLLAVAFDVYGKRRNGR
- the mmsA gene encoding multiple monosaccharide ABC transporter ATP-binding protein, coding for MSDVILEMDGIVKEFSGIRALDGVSVSVERGEVHAICGENGAGKSTLMKVLSGVYPHGSFDGTITLDGRPVAYSSINDSERDGVVIIHQELALSPYLSIAENIFLGNEVQRGGVIDWNKTNLMAAELLARVGLQENPATKVLELGVGKQQLVEIAKALSKEVKLLILDEPTAALNDDDSAHLLGLIEQLRTQGITSIIISHKLKEIRAIADTVTVIRDGQTIESFDVTDSDDIETRIIRAMVGRPLDHQFPPREPDIGEEKFRVEEWTVHHPIDVERVVVDRASFSVRAGEIVGFAGLMGAGRTELAMSIFGRSYGSGISGRVYKDGREIQTRTVGEAIRNGIAYVTEDRKRYGLNLIGSITVNVSAAALGKLAKLGIIDRNREYAVADEYRKQMNIKTPSVSAVVGNLSGGNQQKVVLSKWIYSGPDVLILDEPTRGIDVGAKYEIYGIINEMAAQGKAVIVISSELPELIGLSDRIYTIAEGKLTGELDRAHASQEELMRHMTAARIQGAQAP
- the chvE gene encoding multiple monosaccharide ABC transporter substrate-binding protein encodes the protein MTTIKNVSAFLLAVGVAAGMSACAPAGSTAPEAEGDDAATTCNVGISMPTRSLERWINDGEGLKEKLEAADCTVDLQYADNKTDQQISQIQNQVAGGAKILVVAAIDGQTLGPALEDAASQDVKVIAYDRLINGTEAVDYYATFDNYKVGQLQGQFIEEKLGLADGKGPFNLEPFAGSPDDNNAAFFFAGAWDVLLPYVESGQLVVPSGKSPADNDGWKSIGILGWGSDDAQAEMDNRLQSFYTGGDKVDVVLSPNDSLALGIEASLDSAGYKPGTDWPLITGQDADVANVKAILGDQQSMTVWKDTRELGSQVESMITAIVAGDEVEVNDTETYDNGSKVVPSYLLDPVVVTKDDVEPKLVESGFVKAADIGL
- a CDS encoding CGNR zinc finger domain-containing protein, with product MSFTYDTEVALASAAALINTTREDTDPLDTLEGLDRFLAEQRFSGSRTHTEAELQSVRALRAELEVIWFAEEDDAVGLVNAILRRTNALPQLVRHDEWDWHLHATAPEAPLEERMATEAAMALADVIRGHELDRLHSCAAEDCDGVVLDLSRNRSRRFCDTGNCANRTHVKAYRARRAQSA
- a CDS encoding EamA family transporter, which gives rise to MTLRPTAGLWIAIVSAATFGVSGPFAKSLLEIGWSPGAAVGLRIGGAALVLLVPVLIAMRGRWSTLRGNALTIAIYGTTAIALCQLFYFNAVQRMSVGVSLLLEYLAPVLLVGFLWLRSRKAPQALTIIGAVTAILGLLLVLDLTGDTRLDPVGILFGIAAAVCLVVYFLMSARVDESLPPLVMAGGGMVVAAASILVLGLTGIMPFRFVFADVSLAGGTYSWIVPVVVLVLVATVAAYVTGILAAQHLGSKVASFVALTEVMFAVLAAWLILGELPGAMQLLGGLLIVAGVVCVRLDELRSTEAPRAAALDRPNPVEPVPRP
- a CDS encoding isochorismatase family protein, producing MTALRRALVIVDVQQQYFDGPLEIQYPPHTESLPNIVRAIDAATAAGIPVVAVQHSAGEGAPVFDPASPQFALHPEVEQRKAESWKSLTKQYGSVYAGTDLADWLRGQQIDTVTLVGYMTNNCILASSVEAEFLGIGTEVLSDGTGAINLANEAGFAPAQAVHQTLMALLNSNWAKVSTTEAWTRALAAGQPLAGSDLGSSAMAGAERASQTDDVRV